The genomic interval ACAATAAATTTTGCTTTTTGAATGTAACGTTTTTTTTCACTTCATCTTTTATTTTATACATTGTACCTTGTTGTTCAAAATACTTGTTCTTTTGAGCGAGTGGCACTTCATTCAATGCTCTTTCTACATACACACCTTTTTTCGCTCGTTCTAATGCATTAACATCAATATCTGTTGCAAGGATTTGGAAATCCTTTACCTTCATTTCATTAGAAAGAAGCATGGATAACGTATATGGTTCTTCTCCCGTTGAACAAGCTGCACTCCAAACCTTTAACTGCGTTTTAGTTTTAAGAAGAGATGGAACTATTTTTTTCTCCAATACCTCCCAGCGTTTATAATTCCGGTAGAATTCAGAAACATTAATCGTCATTCGATCTAATAACTCGTCCAATAAATTTTTATCCGTATGTATCGCTTTATAATAATCTGAAAAAGAAGCAAAACCTTTTTTTTCATAAAGAGAGGTCAACCTTCTTTTCATTTGCGCCTCTTTATATAAAGATAAATCTATTCCTGATAATTTATAAAAATTCTTTATAAAAGCTTGAAAATCCTTCTCCATGTAAATTCCTCACAACCATCATAATTTCGACTTCTTTTTTTAGTATATACGATTTTCCCCAAAAAAGGCCAAATTTTATTCCGATAATTCATATAATTAGTAGAAAAGCGGAAGCGCCTGTTTATCGTCGTACAAGCTGGAGGGCACTGACTGAGATAAAGGAAACACGATGAACGCTAGTGAATAGATGTTGACTTATCGTAGGGAAGTGACCGGAAGTTTGCTAGACGATAGGCGCTGCAGCTAGACAATGAAAAGCGGAAGCAACTGTTTATCGTCGTACAAACTGGAGGGCACTGACTGAGATAAAGGAAACACGATGAACGCTAGTGAATAGATGTTGACTTATCGTAGGGAAGTGACCGGAAGTTTGCTAGACGATAGGCGCTGCAGCTAGACAATGAAAAGCGGAAGCAACTGTTTATCGTCGTACAAACTGGAGGGCACTGACTGAGATAAAGGAAACACGATGAACGCTAGTGAATAGATGTTGACTTATCGTAGGGAAGTGACCGGAAGTTTGCTAGACGATAGGCGCTGGAGCTAGACAATGAAAAGCGGAAGCAACTGTAAAAAATCATCCCGACAAATATAAATAGCTGTCCTGCATGAACAGGACAGCTATCTTAAGTAAATATTAGTAAATCCAATTATCTATTAACTTGTTATACTCTACTAATTCTTCCTCGCTAAAGAATAGAGAAATCTCCCTTTGTGCACTTTCTATTCCGTCAGACCCATGAATAATATTTTTATGTTTCACTACTCCAAAGTCGCCTCGAATGGTTCCTGGCAAAGCATCTAACGGGTCTGTTTTTCCCATCATCAGTCTTGCTTTAGTAATCACTTCATCTCCTTGCCATACCATGGCAAATACGGGACCAGAAGTTATAAAATCTACTAATTGCGAATAAAACGGCTTACCTTTATGCTCTGCATAATGTTTTTCTGCTAAATTTTCCGAAATATTCATAAGCTTTGCACCAACAAGTTGAAAACCTTTTGCTTCAAATCGTGCTACGATTTTCCCAATTAAGTTTCTTTGTACACCGTCTGGCTTTACCATTAGAAATGTTCTTTCCATAAGCTCACTCCTACCATATGTATTAGACTAGCAAACAGGCTCATTCATGAAGAATTTAACATAAAAATCCAAATATTGCAAAAGGTTTTTTAAGCGTTTTCATACTATGTGATACTATTAATGATAAACATTTCCTATTAAAATTTGCGTTTCCCTAAATATTTAGCAATATTAATAAGTGCCGATTTTGCTTTTCCATTTGGCAAATCACGAATAGTATGAAGAGCCTTATTTAAATACATATCACTAATGTGCAAGGATCGATCAATTGCATCTGTATTTTTAATACTAGCAATAACCTCCGTTAATTCTTTTTTCCCCATGTCTTCATGGACTGTCATTACTTGTTTTCGGACCTCTTCTTTTTCCATTGCAAATAAAACAGGCAATGTTATATTTCCTTGAAGTAAATCTCCGCCAGCAGGTTTCCCCAATTCTTTTTCTGTACCAACAAAATCAAGTACATCATCTATAATTTGATAAGACATACCAACATAATAGCCAAATTTATTTAACTTTTGCTGATACTCTTCCTCGACATCCGAAACGATTGCACCCACCAAAGAGCTAGCTGATATTAATAGAGC from Niallia sp. FSL W8-0635 carries:
- a CDS encoding CheR family methyltransferase, which translates into the protein MEKDFQAFIKNFYKLSGIDLSLYKEAQMKRRLTSLYEKKGFASFSDYYKAIHTDKNLLDELLDRMTINVSEFYRNYKRWEVLEKKIVPSLLKTKTQLKVWSAACSTGEEPYTLSMLLSNEMKVKDFQILATDIDVNALERAKKGVYVERALNEVPLAQKNKYFEQQGTMYKIKDEVKKNVTFKKQNLLSDSFGGPYDLIVCRNVLIYFTEDAKDLLYHKFAQALRPGGVFFVGSTEQIFTPAKYGLETADTFFYRKI
- the ndk gene encoding nucleoside-diphosphate kinase; its protein translation is MERTFLMVKPDGVQRNLIGKIVARFEAKGFQLVGAKLMNISENLAEKHYAEHKGKPFYSQLVDFITSGPVFAMVWQGDEVITKARLMMGKTDPLDALPGTIRGDFGVVKHKNIIHGSDGIESAQREISLFFSEEELVEYNKLIDNWIY